The uncultured Desulfatiglans sp. DNA window TCAGACCAGCCCATCTTTCTGATCGAGCAGATCTGGGGTATCCTCCGTTTCTGAACCGTGCGGCTGAAGCGCCGCCATATCAGATACAGAGGAGGATTCCCCGTGACACAAGTAGATCGCCGGGTGCATTGGAGCGGGATCATGCAGGCCCAGGCTGCGAGTGGGCAGACCATCAAGGCCTTCTGCTCCGAGCGTAAAATCAGCATCTATCAGTTTTATGCCTGGCGCCGCCGCTTGAAAGCCGGCATCCGCCACCAACAGAAACCCGGAGCATTTATTGAGCTTTTTCCCGCCAAGGATGAAGTGAACGCCCCGATCCGGATCCATGTGGGAGACCAGCTCTGGGTTGAAGTGCCCCAAGGGTTCCACCCGCCGACGCTCCTTTCGATCATCGAAACTCTTACCAGAATCGCTCAGGGCGCATGCTTGCCCTGAGCGCTGTCACCCATATTTATCTGTACCGGTCTGCCTGCGACATGCGCCGGTCTTTTGACGGACTGTGCGGTTTGATCCGCTCCGAGCTCCGAGCCGATCCTCTTTCAGGCTCTCTGTTTGTCTTCTGTAACCGCCGGCGCACCATGGTCAAGATTCTCTATTTTGAGGGTGACGGCCTGGCCATATGGATGAAACGGCTCGAACGGGGGCGTTTCAGCCTCCCCCAGCGGGCCGCCTTAGACGGGCGGATTGACCGCCGGCAACTGATGCTCCTGCTTGAAGGGGTTACACCAAAAAAAGTAAGCAAACGCTATGTTTATCAAAGATAAATATTGACAAATGATTTATTTTGTGCTTTATATCGTGACATGGTGTCGACCTTGCCAGAAGCCATCGCGCTCATCCAAAAGCAGGAGCTTCAGATCCAGGAACTGACCAAACAGCTCCGTTCCAGGGAACTGTCCCTGCGCATGCTCCAGGATCAGGTCGAGAAACTCATCCGCCGGGTCTATGGACGGCGTTCCGAAAAAAGCCACCCCGATCAGCTCATGTTCGATTCCCTGCTGATGGATGTATCCGATCAGCCTTGTGCCCGTGAGCCCCTGGTGGAACTGCCCGAGAGCAGCCTGCCCCAGAAAGCCAAACCGAAGACCTCCAAACGGAACCATCCGGGCCGGCTGCCGATCCCTGAGCACCTCGAACGGGTCGAGATCCTCCTGGACATCCCCGAAGAGAAAAAGATCTGTCCCGAAACGGGCGAGCCCCTCAAGCAGATCGGGTTCGAGGTTTCAGAGAAGCTGGAGTACCGTCCCGGCAAGCTGATCGTCAACGTGTACAAACGCCCCAAGTACGTCTCCCCGGACAGCACAGCCGACGTGGGCGTGCTGACCGCCCCCATGCCCGACCATCCGATCGAGCGGTGCAAGGCCGATGTAGGGCTCCTTTCCTACATCATCGTGAGCAAATTCGCGGATCATCTCCCGCTCTACCGCCAGGACGGGATCTTTGAACGGGAGGGGGTCGACATCCCCCGGGCCACCCAGAGCAGCTGGATCATGCAAACGTACGAGGCGGTCAAGGTCCTCGAGGGCGTGCTCAGAGGGGCCGTGCTCGAAACCGACGTCCTCTTTACCGACGATTCCATCATTCCGCTTCAGGTCAAGGGCAGCGGG harbors:
- a CDS encoding transposase codes for the protein MLALSAVTHIYLYRSACDMRRSFDGLCGLIRSELRADPLSGSLFVFCNRRRTMVKILYFEGDGLAIWMKRLERGRFSLPQRAALDGRIDRRQLMLLLEGVTPKKVSKRYVYQR
- a CDS encoding hypothetical protein (Evidence 5 : Unknown function), which codes for MTQVDRRVHWSGIMQAQAASGQTIKAFCSERKISIYQFYAWRRRLKAGIRHQQKPGAFIELFPAKDEVNAPIRIHVGDQLWVEVPQGFHPPTLLSIIETLTRIAQGACLP
- a CDS encoding conserved hypothetical protein (Evidence 4 : Unknown function but conserved in other organisms), giving the protein MTNDLFCALYRDMVSTLPEAIALIQKQELQIQELTKQLRSRELSLRMLQDQVEKLIRRVYGRRSEKSHPDQLMFDSLLMDVSDQPCAREPLVELPESSLPQKAKPKTSKRNHPGRLPIPEHLERVEILLDIPEEKKICPETGEPLKQIGFEVSEKLEYRPGKLIVNVYKRPKYVSPDSTADVGVLTAPMPDHPIERCKADVGLLSYIIVSKFADHLPLYRQDGIFEREGVDIPRATQSSWIMQTYEAVKVLEGVLRGAVLETDVLFTDDSIIPLQVKGSGKVKKTRLWVYVRGGPDPPLVVFEFSLDRSKQRPLNFLAGYQGYAHADAYSGYDELFRQDGVIEVACWVHARRKFDEAVSSRPQEATEIIARIAKLYLIEKECTDLDPVERSSVRRIHAAPVIEGIFARLEELKTATIPSEPLRKAIDYTLNQREALKRYLENGWLKPDNNTAENAIRPLALGRKNWMFAGSERGARAAALFLGLIQSCKACDINPWEYFNDMLRRIMHHPVSQLRELLPDRWQPMAKGQNGLILSSGS